The Micromonas commoda chromosome 16, complete sequence genome has a window encoding:
- a CDS encoding predicted protein — protein sequence MDLPLHSAAALEVVDDVEPMRRRAGEGLSESITTGAGDGDTTRWRRRAILDGLRRVAVFVALFLVVEFLRRWHANEAMTAWAESGSGKEKIP from the coding sequence ATGGATCTTCCCCTTcactcggccgcggcgctcgaggtggTTGATGACGTCGAGCCGATGAGACGAAGGGCCGGAGAAGGATTATCCGAGTCTATCACGACgggagccggcgacggcgacacgacgcggtggaggaggcgcgcgatcctGGACGGGCTGAGGAGGGTAGCAGTCTTCGTCGCGCTTTTCCTCGTCGTGGAGTTCCTTCGCAGATGGCACGCGAACGAGGCGATGACCGCGTGGGCCGAGTCGGGGAGCGGGAAGGAGAAAATCCCTTGA
- a CDS encoding predicted protein, with product MRTTRGALRILTAALLVAAVRCGSIDAGSRVLPRGANPADAERYAAHDGSSAFVCDGGATTIDRSRVNDDYCDCDDGADEPGTSACANGEFHCRNRGHRSISLPSSRVNDGVCDCCDGTDEHDGGARCPNTCLAAGASRRDEIRARVSSARGGVDARRKILEGAPALRRRWQDESVKLEKDVAAQREIVRDASVAKEAAEAEEKKATEAEDRLNKREASKNKGDDDASGNETAVADTAVADAVPTPTPTSTETVDEYPVIEDDAVPELQAIDDVADEREESEEERGRRIAQQWIHGDSESTGTAPSGPSSPADVPDAIRDRATRAKKAANDKRDVHAQAQRTLTELEGKHKDVTKRLSTFFGPNMELAHMVGECYKLTVEQYAYEVCPFGDAKQDTTRLGTMQPVDVKDPRTMVFNGGERCWNGPARSITVSLRCGGGGNKLADVEEPSRCEYAAKLYTPAACDPGEVDALERELAEMEEEARAAMGAPHDEL from the exons atgaggacgacACGCGGCGCGCTGAGGATCCtcacggcggcgctcctcgtcgccgccgtccgctgCGGGTCCATCGACGCGGGATCGCGGGtactcccgcgcggcgcgaaccccgccgacgcggagaggtacgccgcgcacgacggaTCCTCCGCCTTTGTCTGCGACGGTGGCGCCACGACGATCGACCGATCGCGCGTGAACGACGACTACTGCGactgcgacgacggcgcggacgagcccg GCAcgtccgcgtgcgccaaCGGCGAGTTTCACTGCCGCAACCGAGGGCACCGATCGATCTCGCTCCCGTCGTCCCGCGTCAACGACGGCGTGTGCGACTGCTgcgacggcaccgacgagcacgacgggggcgcgcgttGCCCGAACACGTGcctggcggcgggggcgtcgaggcgcgacgaGATCCGCGCCAGGGTGAGCAGCGCCCGggggggcgtggacgcgaggaggaagatcctcgagggcgcgccggcgctgaGACGGCGGTGGCAGGACGAATCCGTCAAGCTGGagaaggacgtcgccgctcagAGGGAgatcgtgcgcgacgcgagcgtcgccaaggaagccgcggaggcggaggagaagaaggcgacggaggcggaggatcgCCTGAACAAGCGCGAGGCGAGTAAGAATaaaggcgacgacgacgcgtcgggcaACGaaaccgccgtcgccgacacagctgtcgccgacgccgttccCACGCCCACCCCAACCTCGACGGAAACCGTGGACGAGTACCCCGtcatcgaggacgacgcggttcCCGAGCTTCaggcgatcgacgacgtcgcggatgaACGGGAAGagtcggaggaggaacgcggtCGACGAATCGCGCAGCAGTGGATCCACGGAGACAGCGAGTCCACCGGCACGGCACCCTCGGGGCCCAGCtcgcccgccgacgtccccgAC GCTATCCGAGacagggcgacgcgcgccaagAAAGCCGCGAACGACAAGCGCGACGTTCACGCGCAGGCGCAGCGCACGCTGACGGAGCTCGAGGGGAAACACAAGGACGTGACCAAGCGGCTGAGCACCTTCTTCGGTCCCAACATGGAGCTCGCGCACATGGTGGGCGAGTGTTACAAGCTCACCGTCGAGCAATACGCGTACGAGGTGTGCCCGTTCGGGGATGCCAAACAGGACACCACGAGGCTCGGGACGATGCAACCCGTCGACGTGAAGGACCCGCGGACGATGGTGttcaacggcggcgagcggtgCTGGAACGGGCCGGCGCGGTCCATCACGGTGAGCCTccggtgcggcggcggcggcaacaaGCTGGCGGATGTGGAGGAGCCGAGCCGATGCGAGTACGCCGCAAAGCTgtacacccccgcggcgtgcgaccCTGGGGAGGTGGACGCTCTCGAAcgggagctcgcggagatggaggaggaggcgagggcggcgatgggGGCGCCGCACGACGAGCTGTAG
- a CDS encoding predicted protein, with translation MGASASKVADAKPKKICCACPITKNARDACIPEHDEEKCKYLIEAHKQCLRDEGFDV, from the coding sequence ATGGGCGCCTCAGCTTCCAAGGTGGCGGACGCCAAGCCAAAGAAGATCTGCTGCGCGTGCCCAATCACCAAgaacgcgagggacgcgtgcATACCCGAgcacgacgaggagaagtGCAAGTACCTCATCGAGGCGCACAAGCAGTGCCTGAGAGATGAAGGCTTCGACGTCTGA
- the SLC19 gene encoding solute carrier family 19 (thiamine uptake), translating to MEGGGGVDAAGGGVHTWRLAHVCAFAFLLHLKPSEPHIVPYLTDVKGFTNESVANDIFPVSIYASLVFYLVAGPVSRRIGLKTFVLLGATCKLWTRILLVWGTSLGAMQSTQVLFAAGSSADAILLAYAYAVARKDDGDAHPTPTSMPNPNPPSARPGGRYRTVTAAISASHLGSYTLAALFGQIAYESGASYASLFRFSLGSVAAGCVLGCFLPSAPFDRGPGLLLYTARPTRTTYAPRPTRTLREELHALAKATRDAFDATTSACYGSGVMIVLSAWWVLSAAPASFLEWYGTNLFDVIDGDADVNGYVVFFARLAMTAAAWAGGSEWVGGRDTAGPSDPWFYAGTSAFVGVCAFAMSASNVVAVAAGFYCAALAASQGGAVVVYAQAALAMDALAASRERAKGSSGLAEEGGGGGGGGDGLGGGSSAPASSPDHALLFGANGFLGVCALVLLQAFVDAARVGIRAEIAAAGWACVFASGATVTLAAARARAFGLGGWALEPTGADLGAGEALMAADDEDDEDVGAMAEADASGLLGRNA from the exons ATggagggaggcgggggcgtcgacgccgccggcggtggcgtgcaCACGTGGAGGCTCGCGCACGTCTGCGCGTTCGCCTTCCTGCTGCACCTCAAGCCGTCCGAACCCCACATCG TGCCGTACCTCACGGACGTCAAGGGTTTCACCAACGAGTCCGTCGCCAACGACATCTTCCCCGTCTCCATCTACGCCTCGCTCGTCTTCtacctcgtcgccggtccCGTCTCGAGGCGGATCGGACTGAAGACGTTCGTGCTCTTGGGGGCGACGTGCAAGCTGTGGACGCGGATCCTGCTGGTGTGGGGCACGTCGCTGGGCGCCATGCAGTCCACGCAGGTGCTGTTCGCCGCGGGAagctccgcggacgccatcctGCTCGCGTACGCctacgccgtcgcgcgcaaagacgacggcgacgcgcatccAACGCCAACGTCAATGCCAAATCCAAAtcccccgtcggcgcggcccGGCGGACGGTACCGAActgtcaccgccgcgatcagCGCGTCGCACCTCGGGTCGtacaccctcgccgcgctcttcggcCAGATCGCGTACGAGTCCGGGGCGTCGTACGCGTCCCTGTTCCGGTTCTCActcggctccgtcgcggctggGTGCGTCCTCGGGTGCTTCCTCCCGAGCGCGCCATTCGACCGAGGCCCGGGCCTGCTCCTGTACACCGctcgaccgacgcggacgacgtacgcgccgcgaccgacgaggacgctCCGGGAAGAGcttcacgcgctcgcgaaggcgacgcgagacgcgttcgacgcgacgacgtcggcgtgctACGGCAGCGGCGTCATGATCGTGCTGAGCGCGTGGTGggtcctctccgcggcgcccgcttCGTTCCTCGAGTGGTACGGCACCAACCTCttcgacgtcatcgacggcgacgcggacgtcaacGGGTACGTCGTGTTTTTCGCGCGTTTggcgatgacggcggcggcgtgggcgggcgGGAGCGAGTGGGTTGGGGGCCGGGACACGGCTGGCCCGTCTGACCCGTGGTTTTACGCTGGGACGAGTGCGTTTGTCGGCGTTTGCGCGTTCGCGATGAGCGCTtcgaacgtcgtcgccgtcgccgcggggttttactgcgcggcgctcgcggcgtcgcagggCGGGGCGGTGGTGGTGTACGCacaggcggcgctggcgatggacgcgctggcggcgtcgagggaacGCGCGAAGGGTTCGTCGGGGTTGGCggaggaaggcggcggcggcgggggcggcggggacggttTGGGCGGAGGGTCTTCGGCtccggcgtcctccccggACCACGCGCTGCTCTTCGGGGCGAACGGGTTCCTGGGGGTGTGCGCGCTGGTGCTGCTGCAGGCGttcgtggacgccgcgcgcgtgggtaTACGCGCGGAGATTGCCGCGGCGGGTTGGGCGTGTGTCttcgcctcgggcgcgacggttacgctggcggcggcgagggcgagggcgttcgGGCTGGGCGGGTGGGCGCTGGagccgacgggcgcggacctcggggcgggcgaggcgctgatggcggcggacgacgaggacgacgaggacgtgggggcgatggcggaggcggacgcgagcgggctGCTCGGGAGGAACGCTTAG
- a CDS encoding predicted protein, with amino-acid sequence MGKKGKNAPEDANDQLDRIAIVSADRCRPKKCKQECKKSCPVVKVGKLCIEVSGSSKLAYISEDLCIGCGICVKKCPFEAVQIINLPKNLEKETTHRYGPNAFKLHRLPMPRCGQVLGLVGSNGTGKSTALKILSGKLKPNLGKFATPPDWQEIIQYFRGSELQNYLTRILEDDIKALIKPQYVDHIPKAVKGQVLQTLQDRDDRGKVSELIDELDLENVLDRDVKALSGGELQRFAIAVVAVQDADMYMFDEPSSYLDVKQRLKASRVIRSLLHIEKYIIVVEHDLSVLDYLSDFICCLYGKPGAYGVVTMPFGVREGINIFLAGFVPTENLRFRDDALTFKVAETADDSLAGETKFLRFSYPAMVKTQGDFRLTVEAGDFTDTEIIVLLGENGTGKTTFIRLIAGLIKPDDEEMEDLPEFNVSYKPQKISPKFESTVRDLLHKKIRDAYLHPQFQSDVLKPMNIEQLFDNEVKNLSGGELQRVALTLCMGQPADLYLIDEPSAYLDSEQRIWASKVIKRFIIHSKKTAFIVEHDFIMATYLADRVVVYSGEPAVEATAHQPCGLLEGMNKFLKHLEITFRRDPSNYRPRINKMDSVKDSEQKLAGNFYYLDD; translated from the coding sequence ATGGGCAAGAAGGGAAAGAACGCGCCGGAGGATGCCAACGACCAGCTGGACCGCATCGCCATCGTGTCCGCGGACCGGTGCAGGCCGAAGAAGTGCAAGCAGGAGTGCAAGAAGTCGTGCCCGGTGGTGAAGGTGGGCAAGCTGTGCATCGAGGTGTCGGGCTCGTCGAAGCTCGCGTACATCTCCGAGGACCTGTGCATCGGATGCGGCATCTGCGTCAAGAAGTGCCCGTTCGAGGCTGTGCAGATCATCAACCTGCCCAAGAACCTCGAGAAGGAGACGACGCACCGCTACGGACCCAACGCGTTCAAGCTGCACAGGCTGCCCATGCCCCGCTGCGGGCAGGTCCTCGGCCTCGTGGGTTCCAACGGCACCGGTAAGTCCACCGCGCTCAAGATCCTCTCCGGGAAGCTCAAGCCCAACCTCGGTAAGTTCGCGACGCCACCCGACTGGCAGGAGATCATCCAGTACTTTCGCGGCAGCGAGCTGCAGAATTACCTGACGAGGATCCTGGAGGACGACATCAAGGCCCTCATCAAGCCCCAGTACGTGGACCACATCCCCAAGGCGGTGAAGGGGCAGGTGCTCCAGACCCTGCAGGACAGGGACGACCGCGGCAAGGTGTccgagctcatcgacgagctcgacctcGAGAATGTGTTGGACCGCGACGTCAAGGcgctctccggcggcgagctgcagaggttcgccatcgccgtcgtcgccgtgcaggACGCCGACATGTACATGTTCGACGAGCCGTCCTCGTACCTCGACGTCAAGCAGAGGCTCAAGGCGTCGCGGGTCATCCGATCGCTTCTGCACATCGAGAAGTACATCATCGTCGTGGAGCACGACCTCTCCGTCCTCGACTACCTCTCCGACTTCATCTGCTGCCTCTACGGTAAGCCCGGCGCGTACGGCGTGGTGACGATGCCCTTCGGCGTCAGGGAGGGCATCAACATCTTCCTCGCCGGTTTCGTGCCCACCGAGAACCTCCGcttccgcgacgacgcgctcacgTTTAAGGTtgcggagacggcggatgATTCCCTCGCGGGGGAGACCAAGTTTCTCCGCTTCTCCTACCCGGCGATGGTCAAGACGCAGGGCGACTTCAGGCTCACCGTGGAGGCTGGCGACTTCACCGACACCGAGATtatcgtcctcctcggcgagaacGGCACCGGTAAGACGACGTTCATCCGTCTCATCGCCGGTCTCATcaagcccgacgacgaggagatggaggaCCTGCCCGAGTTTAACGTTTCGTACAAGCCCCAGAAGATCTCGCCCAAGTTCGAGTCCACCGTCCGCGACTTGCTGCACAAGAAGATCAGAGACGCGTACTTACACCCGCAGTTCCAGTCCGACGTCTTGAAGCCCATGAACATCGAGCAGCTCTTCGACAACGAGGTGAAGAACCTCTCGGGCGGTGAGttgcagcgcgtcgcgctcacgCTGTGCATGGGTCAGCCCGCGGATCTGTACCTCATCGACGAGCCGTCCGCGTACCTCGACTCCGAGCAGAGGATCTGGGCGTCGAAGGTGATCAAGCGGTTCATCATCCACAGCAAGAAGACGGCGTTCATCGTCGAGCACGACTTTATCATGGCGACGTACCTGGCGGATAGGGTCGTGGTGTACTCAGGCgagcccgcggtggaggcgacggcgcaccAGCCGTGCGGCTTGCTGGAGGGCATGAACAAGTTTTTGAAGCACCTGGAGATCACGTTCAGGCGGGATCCGTCCAACTACCGTCCGCGCATCAATAAGATGGACTCGGTCAAGGACTCGGAGCAGAAGCTGGCGGGGAACTTTTACTACCTGGACGACTGA